Within the Nocardioides humi genome, the region GTGGTGGATGTGGTCAGTGGTGGATGTGGTCAGGCGGTGGCCGGCAGGGCGGTCTCGGCCACGGAGGCGGGAGCGGGCGGACGACGGCGACCGAGCCGGGGCCACCACGACGGGTTGCCGCGGCCCTGGCCGCCGAGCGCGCCGGAGACGCGGTCCAGGTAGATCGCGATGATGACGACGGCGAGACCGCCCTCGATGGACGCGCCGATCTGCAGGCCCTGGACGGCGTTGACCACGACGCCGCCGAGGCCGGCGCCGCCGACCAGGCCGGCGATGACCACCATCGAGAGGGCGAGCATGATGACCTGGTTGACGCCGGTCATGATCGACGCCCGTGCCAGGGGCAGCTGCACCTCGCGCAGCACCTCCCACCGGGAGGCGCCGAAGGCCTGCGCCGCCTCGACCGTCTCCGGGTCGACCTGGTTGATGCCGAGCTGGGTCAGCCGGACGGCGGGTGGCACGGAGAACACGATGGTGGCCACCAGGCCGGGTGCGTCGCCGACGCCGAAGAACAGGATCGTCGGCAGCAGGTAGACGAAGACGGGCAGGGTCTGCATCAGGTCGAGCACCGGACGCAGCACCGCCCGCACCGGCCCCGAGAACGCGCTCCAGATGCCGAGCGGGATCCCGACGAGCAGCGCGATGGCGGCCGCGACGATGACCGAGGTCGTCGACTGCAGGGTCTCCGTCCACAGGTCCATCGACTCGATGAGCAGCAGACCGGCGACGAGCAGCGCGGTGAGCACGAGCCGCCGCGTGGCCAGCAGGGCGATCAGGCCGAGCACGACGATCATCGCGGCCGGCGTGAGAGCCGTCAGCACGTCGTACACGGTGCGGAGCAGGAAGTTGAGCACGTCCTTGACTCCGTCGAAGAAGCCGGCGAAGTGCTCGGTGAGGAAGTCGATGAGGTCCTCACCGCGGGCACCGATGCGCAGGTCAGGCATGAGCGGGCTCCCGGGCGGTGGAGAGGGCGGACAGGATCACGGCGCGCGGGACGACGCCCAGCAGGCGGCCGTCGTCGTCGAGCACGGTGAGCGGGACGACGCGGCGGCCGGCCAGGTGCATGACGTCGCCGACCACGGTGGTCGGCTCGATCCGGTCGTACGGCGCACCGACGGCGTCGCCGAGATCGGCCGCGCCGCGGTGCGCCAGGTCGGCGAGCCGGTCGTCGGTCGCGACGCCGAGGAGGCGCTGCTGGTCGTCGACCACGAAGGCGCCGTTGACCTCGTTCTGGCCGAGCCGGACCAGGGCGTCGGCGGGGCGCTCGGCGACGTGCAGCACCAGTCGGGCCGGCCGCAGCAGGTCGGTCGCCGACAGCACGCGGGCCCGGTCGACGTCGGCGACGAACTCGCTGACGTAGTCGTCGGCCGGGTGGGCGACGATCTCCGGTCCCGGCGCCAGCTGGACCACCTCGCCGTCGCGCATCACCATGACCCGGTCGCCGATCCGCATCGCCTCGTTGAGGTCGTGGGTGACGAAGACCGTCGTCCGCGCCTCCTCGGCCTGCAGCTGGACCAGCAGGTCCTGCATGTCGCGGCGGATGAGCGGGTCGAGCGCCGAGAACGGCTCGTCCATGAGCAGGATCGGCGGGTCGATGGCGAGGGCCCTGGCCAGCCCGACCCGCTGCCGCATGCCGCCGGAGAGCTCGTGGGGGAACTTGTCCCCGCGTCCGGACAGGCCGACCTTCTCCAGGGCGGCGTCCGCGCGGTCGCGGCGCTCGTCCCGGCCGACGCCGCGCACCTTGAGCCCGTACGCCGCGTTGTCGCGGACCGTGCGGTGCGGGAAGAGCGAGAAGTGCTGGAAGACCATGCCGATCTTCTCGTTGCGCACCTCCCGCAGCCGGGCCGGCGAGACCTTCGTGACGTCCTCGCCGTCGATGAGCAGCTCACCGGCGCTGGGCTCGTTGAGCAGGTTGATCATCCGCAGCACGGTGGACTTGCCGGAGCCGGACAGGCCCATCACGACGAACATCTCGCCGCGGGCGATGGCGAAGTCGACGTCGTGGGCGCCGAGGTAGCCGCCGGCCGCGGCGGCCGCCGTACGCGGGTCGTCGCTGGCGAGCGCCCGGGCGCTGGCGCGGGCGCCGAGGCCGTAGACCTTCGACAGCGAGCGTCCCACGATCGCCGGCTGCTGGTCCGTGGTCGACGCGGTCATGACGCGAGCTTCTCGGCGCCCGGGGAGCCGTCCTCGGCCTCGACGCCGTCGAGGAACTGCGCCACCTTCTCGGGGTTGGCCTCGATCCACGCCGCGGCGATGTCGTCGAGCTCCTTGCCCTCCTTGTCGTGGGCGAAGTAGAACTCGCCCGCCTCGTCGGTGGTGAAGGTCAGGTTGCCGAGGAACTCGTTGATCTCCGGGTTGTCCTCGGCGAAGCCCTTGCGGGTGATGGTGCGGATCTCCCCGGCTCCGCCCCACACACCCTCGGGATCCTCGAGGAAGACGGTGTCGAACTGGACCGTCATCCAGTGCGGACTCCAGGCGAGGAAGACGATCGGGTCGCCGGCCTTCTGCGACTTCTCGACCTGGGCCAGCATCGCCGGCGTACCGCTGGCGACCAGCTCCCAGTCGC harbors:
- a CDS encoding ABC transporter permease, producing the protein MPDLRIGARGEDLIDFLTEHFAGFFDGVKDVLNFLLRTVYDVLTALTPAAMIVVLGLIALLATRRLVLTALLVAGLLLIESMDLWTETLQSTTSVIVAAAIALLVGIPLGIWSAFSGPVRAVLRPVLDLMQTLPVFVYLLPTILFFGVGDAPGLVATIVFSVPPAVRLTQLGINQVDPETVEAAQAFGASRWEVLREVQLPLARASIMTGVNQVIMLALSMVVIAGLVGGAGLGGVVVNAVQGLQIGASIEGGLAVVIIAIYLDRVSGALGGQGRGNPSWWPRLGRRRPPAPASVAETALPATA
- a CDS encoding quaternary amine ABC transporter ATP-binding protein, whose amino-acid sequence is MTASTTDQQPAIVGRSLSKVYGLGARASARALASDDPRTAAAAAGGYLGAHDVDFAIARGEMFVVMGLSGSGKSTVLRMINLLNEPSAGELLIDGEDVTKVSPARLREVRNEKIGMVFQHFSLFPHRTVRDNAAYGLKVRGVGRDERRDRADAALEKVGLSGRGDKFPHELSGGMRQRVGLARALAIDPPILLMDEPFSALDPLIRRDMQDLLVQLQAEEARTTVFVTHDLNEAMRIGDRVMVMRDGEVVQLAPGPEIVAHPADDYVSEFVADVDRARVLSATDLLRPARLVLHVAERPADALVRLGQNEVNGAFVVDDQQRLLGVATDDRLADLAHRGAADLGDAVGAPYDRIEPTTVVGDVMHLAGRRVVPLTVLDDDGRLLGVVPRAVILSALSTAREPAHA